One Gossypium arboreum isolate Shixiya-1 chromosome 13, ASM2569848v2, whole genome shotgun sequence genomic window, GTTTATGTTTAAACGAAGTAAAATTGCCAAAATAATACTATAAATTGGTCATCAAAGTAAAAATACCGTCAATTTGCAGATGTAGAACAATGTTTTTCACAGTTGTTCAAAACTGAGAGCTTTTAAGGAAATTGCCAAAATAAGAGCAAGAAACGACGACTGTGCATCAAATCAGCTAATTTGATGCGccaaatcaaatcaaataaataaataaataagcccCCACCAAAAAGCTACCAAGAATTTTTCAGCTCAGCCTTTTTCCCTTTCTTCTTAGATACTCGGAGTAGTTTTCAATGTCTTATTTCAATCATTTCAAAAGCTGTTGTAATGCATAGCTCCCTCACTTCTTATATTAACCTATACCCCAACTTATCTTTTCTTCCACTTCAGACTCTTATCTGTTTCTTAGTCTTTAAAtcaatcaagaaaaaaaaaacatggaaCAAGCTCAGTATTTGATGTTGATGAAGAGGAGACCGTTTTTAAAATCCCATTTTCAAGTGTCAATCAACTCTTTAAGTGAGACTTGGGAAGAAAAAGCTTTTGCAGAAGATGCAGCTGGGTCTTTAGAGGGATGTGTATGGCCTCCTAGATCATATACTTGTAGTTTTTGCAGGAGAGAATTCAAGTCAGCTCAAGCTTTGGGTGGTCACATGAATGTTCATAGAAGAGATAGAGCTAAGCTCAAACAATCTCTTAGTCCCAAAAATGAAGTTGTTTCTAATCAAAATCAGAACCCCAATCCTCTAAAACCATCTGACCCTAAATCCCAACATCCAGCAGCTGATTTGGCTCATTCTTTTTCATCTTCTAGGGTTTCAGCTTCATCTAAAAACTTTGGTACTTGTTCCTTTGTTCAAGGACAGCATCAAGGGCTATTAAGTTCTTATGACGATGAGGTAATCAATTGCAAAAGAAGAAAGATTGCTGTTTCAACAACACTGCCATTTTTGGTTCCGAAGGAGAAGTGTTATTCTTCTCTTCAATGGCAGGTTCTTGGAGTTAAGCCAGCAGTTGCAGGGTCCATGGAGGAGTTGGATCTTGAGCTCAGGCTTGGTGTTCAACCAAAGGTGAAGTCATGGAATATGGATCAAAGGGATTGCAAGAGAATGGAGTTGCTCTGATCAGACTCAAAGAACTCAATCTAACTTCTGATTTTCTTTTATGTTCAATGGAAAATTACAAAGAGGCCAAGGGGCTACTGTAATTGTGCAGATAATGAAAAACTTATTTTCCAACCATGTctactatattatatataaaatttagtacttttatttgtttttagTATCCCAATTCTATGCTTCATC contains:
- the LOC108462401 gene encoding probable transcriptional regulator RABBIT EARS codes for the protein MEQAQYLMLMKRRPFLKSHFQVSINSLSETWEEKAFAEDAAGSLEGCVWPPRSYTCSFCRREFKSAQALGGHMNVHRRDRAKLKQSLSPKNEVVSNQNQNPNPLKPSDPKSQHPAADLAHSFSSSRVSASSKNFGTCSFVQGQHQGLLSSYDDEVINCKRRKIAVSTTLPFLVPKEKCYSSLQWQVLGVKPAVAGSMEELDLELRLGVQPKVKSWNMDQRDCKRMELL